One Lysinibacillus fusiformis genomic window carries:
- a CDS encoding putative iron-sulfur cluster-binding metallochaperone has product MKDCCSSNLKETKIEHSGNCPLCKTKAKNVKLITLKSLLKPSALETLNAESTHYFCSTKDCDVVYFDTINKKYLISDIKVSVHQKDDSTTIPICYCFDWTKEKIGKYVKQELVPKPIEQIRENIKENRCGCEVNNPQGSCCLGNVTKYIKSLS; this is encoded by the coding sequence ATGAAAGATTGTTGTAGTAGTAATCTTAAAGAAACAAAAATTGAACATAGTGGTAATTGTCCATTATGTAAAACTAAGGCAAAAAATGTAAAGTTGATTACACTAAAATCATTACTCAAACCATCAGCATTAGAAACATTAAATGCGGAATCAACTCACTATTTTTGTTCAACTAAAGATTGTGATGTAGTCTATTTTGATACAATTAATAAAAAGTATCTTATATCTGACATAAAGGTATCTGTTCATCAAAAAGATGACTCAACAACTATCCCGATCTGCTACTGCTTTGATTGGACAAAAGAGAAAATTGGGAAATATGTAAAACAAGAACTTGTCCCTAAACCTATTGAACAAATTCGAGAAAATATAAAAGAAAATAGATGTGGATGTGAAGTAAATAATCCACAAGGAAGTTGCTGTTTGGGCAATGTTACGAAGTATATAAAAAGCCTTTCATAA
- a CDS encoding MFS transporter: MSRWKYPLILLGGIGISNVGAWVYLIALNLIILNETGSPLAIALLYILGPIATICSNAWAGSLIDRVNTRRLMMGIDVFRAICIALIPFLPSLIYVYVLAFIINMGSAIFQPTSMVYMTKLIPEKDRQRFNALRSFINSCGSLIGPAIAGFLFWMGTPYTAIHVNAVALFFSALIIMMLPNVDSRLEETEGQRFTWDLIKNDFRIVFNFSKDYTYVTKIYLLFSGTTIFMTAIDSLEAAFAKGVLSISDTNYGFLLSVFGAGIIIGSIINSVFSKQLAVNLLIGIGTIFTSLGYIVLYSSSGFFSAVPGVFLIGFAVTFANTGYLTFYQNHVPVRMMGRFGSIFSVIEAGFIVALTILIGLAAELISIRPVGLIGSFAFFLLGLLALNAVSGAKRQEYFKKGAPSLNS; the protein is encoded by the coding sequence ATGTCCAGATGGAAGTATCCTTTAATACTATTAGGGGGAATAGGCATTTCAAATGTGGGTGCATGGGTTTACCTAATCGCACTAAATTTAATTATATTGAATGAAACAGGTTCCCCACTTGCAATTGCTTTATTATATATACTAGGTCCAATTGCAACTATATGTTCGAATGCTTGGGCAGGTAGTTTAATTGATCGGGTAAATACACGGCGACTTATGATGGGAATAGACGTTTTCCGAGCAATATGTATTGCGTTAATTCCATTTTTACCTTCACTTATTTATGTTTATGTACTAGCGTTTATCATTAATATGGGAAGTGCTATTTTTCAACCTACATCGATGGTTTATATGACTAAACTAATACCTGAAAAAGATCGGCAACGCTTTAATGCACTACGTAGTTTTATCAACTCTTGTGGTTCACTAATAGGTCCTGCCATTGCTGGGTTTTTATTTTGGATGGGTACTCCTTATACCGCCATCCATGTGAATGCAGTGGCTTTATTTTTTTCGGCACTTATTATAATGATGCTACCAAATGTTGATTCAAGACTCGAAGAGACAGAGGGGCAAAGATTTACCTGGGATTTGATAAAAAATGACTTTCGGATTGTTTTTAATTTCAGTAAGGACTATACCTATGTCACAAAGATTTATTTATTATTTAGTGGTACTACTATATTCATGACTGCAATAGATTCTCTCGAGGCAGCATTTGCTAAAGGAGTACTTTCAATATCAGACACCAATTATGGGTTTTTATTAAGTGTCTTTGGAGCTGGAATAATAATAGGATCAATTATTAATTCAGTATTTTCAAAACAACTTGCAGTTAATCTTTTAATAGGTATTGGTACCATTTTTACCTCATTAGGTTATATAGTCCTTTATAGTTCGAGTGGCTTTTTTAGTGCAGTGCCTGGTGTATTTTTAATAGGGTTTGCTGTAACGTTTGCAAATACAGGGTATTTGACTTTCTACCAAAATCATGTTCCTGTGAGGATGATGGGAAGATTCGGAAGCATCTTTAGTGTCATTGAAGCAGGTTTCATTGTTGCTTTAACGATTTTAATAGGTTTAGCTGCTGAATTAATTTCGATTCGTCCTGTAGGGTTAATAGGTTCATTTGCCTTCTTCTTATTAGGGTTATTGGCATTGAATGCTGTATCAGGAGCAAAACGGCAGGAATATTTTAAAAAAGGTGCTCCTTCTTTAAACAGTTAA
- a CDS encoding PhzF family phenazine biosynthesis protein, producing the protein MVDVFSQGKYTGNQLAVFINAEKIQEDEMQQIAKEINFSESTFILSNTKKDNGYDVRIFTPNEEIPFAGHPTLGTAYVIQNEILERPCERIILNYKAGQIPVLFDNQEEILWMKQNEPTFGQVLDTNKVSDVLNINKEYIDTRFPIQEVSTGLPVIVVPLKSLEAVKKVSIDREKYFELIEHTDAKAIMVFSPEAYSSENDLNVRDFAEYYGIPEDAATGSSNGCLASYLVKYRYFETKEINIRVEQGNEINRPSLLFLKASDDNRRINVYVGGKVEKIAQGEWFL; encoded by the coding sequence ATCGTTGATGTTTTTTCACAAGGGAAGTATACAGGAAATCAACTTGCTGTTTTTATAAATGCTGAAAAAATTCAAGAGGATGAAATGCAACAAATAGCCAAGGAAATTAATTTTTCCGAGTCTACTTTTATCTTATCAAATACAAAAAAAGATAATGGTTATGACGTTCGTATTTTTACACCTAATGAAGAGATTCCTTTTGCTGGACATCCGACTTTAGGAACTGCATATGTCATTCAAAATGAAATATTAGAGAGACCCTGTGAGAGAATCATTTTAAATTATAAAGCTGGACAGATTCCTGTTTTGTTCGATAATCAAGAAGAAATTCTATGGATGAAACAAAATGAACCAACTTTTGGTCAGGTTTTAGATACAAATAAGGTTTCCGATGTTTTAAATATAAATAAAGAATACATAGATACTAGATTTCCTATCCAAGAAGTTTCAACTGGACTTCCAGTAATTGTGGTACCTTTAAAATCTTTAGAAGCAGTAAAAAAAGTAAGCATAGACAGAGAAAAATACTTTGAGTTAATTGAACATACTGATGCAAAAGCAATTATGGTTTTTTCTCCTGAAGCATATAGTTCTGAAAATGATTTAAATGTTCGAGACTTTGCAGAGTATTATGGTATTCCCGAAGACGCAGCTACTGGAAGTTCTAATGGATGTTTAGCATCTTACTTAGTTAAATACAGATATTTCGAAACAAAGGAAATAAATATTCGTGTAGAACAGGGAAATGAAATTAACAGACCTTCTTTATTATTTTTAAAGGCAAGTGATGATAACAGGAGAATCAACGTTTATGTTGGAGGCAAAGTAGAAAAAATTGCCCAGGGCGAATGGTTTTTATAA
- a CDS encoding GNAT family N-acetyltransferase, with protein MEIRLAKIDDFSQVVYILNEVTLNLQQKGIQQWEYPWDDNKIINQLKNNYLYVLLVEEEMLGTFCIYDIDNINEFSLDEKGKYLSQIAILPKFQGKNIGSAITEFACFFVKELDKTLYLDCWAGNEKLKQFYSRNGFKYLGDFPEESYFVSIFKYS; from the coding sequence GTGGAAATAAGATTAGCCAAAATCGATGACTTCTCGCAAGTGGTGTATATATTGAATGAGGTTACTTTAAATTTACAACAAAAAGGAATACAACAATGGGAATACCCTTGGGATGACAATAAAATTATAAACCAATTAAAGAATAACTATTTGTACGTTTTATTAGTAGAAGAAGAAATGCTAGGAACGTTTTGTATATATGATATAGATAATATAAATGAATTTTCCCTTGATGAAAAAGGTAAATATCTATCTCAAATTGCCATTTTACCCAAGTTTCAAGGGAAAAACATTGGCTCCGCTATAACAGAATTTGCTTGTTTTTTTGTAAAAGAATTAGATAAAACCTTATATTTAGACTGTTGGGCTGGAAATGAAAAATTAAAACAGTTTTATTCAAGGAATGGTTTTAAATATTTAGGTGACTTTCCTGAAGAAAGCTATTTTGTTAGTATCTTTAAATACAGCTAA
- a CDS encoding class I SAM-dependent methyltransferase gives MILDNTEEYDNPTLYDKENEPYLPEMPFLLKWASKKEGTIIDVACGTGRTTIPLAKKGHKLIGVDIHRGMLDEAKKKSSNLDLQIDWVEQDCTKMNLNIKSNLIYSVGNSFQHFLTNESQDALLSSVNKHLEIDGIFIFGTRFPSVEELLQPPTEEYWRTYNDSETLNTVDVYTISNYDSLNQIQHYTTIRKYKNMDGEIIDEHKTNISLRYVFPKEMERILSANGFEIVHRYKDWKQAPLTNDSYEMIYVCKKTR, from the coding sequence ATGATTTTAGATAACACTGAAGAATATGACAACCCTACTTTATATGATAAAGAAAATGAACCATATTTGCCAGAGATGCCATTTCTATTAAAATGGGCATCAAAAAAGGAAGGCACAATCATTGATGTGGCTTGCGGTACTGGTAGAACAACAATTCCATTAGCAAAAAAAGGACACAAGCTAATTGGAGTAGATATTCATAGAGGGATGTTAGACGAAGCCAAAAAAAAGTCATCCAATCTGGATTTACAGATAGATTGGGTAGAACAAGATTGTACTAAAATGAATTTAAACATAAAGAGTAATTTAATATATTCAGTTGGAAATTCGTTTCAACATTTTCTTACAAACGAATCTCAAGATGCATTACTCTCATCTGTTAACAAACATTTAGAAATTGACGGAATTTTTATTTTTGGAACAAGGTTTCCGAGTGTTGAGGAATTACTACAACCACCAACAGAAGAATACTGGAGAACTTATAATGATAGTGAAACTCTTAATACAGTTGACGTATATACAATTAGTAATTACGACTCTTTAAATCAAATTCAACATTATACAACGATTAGAAAATACAAAAATATGGATGGTGAAATAATAGACGAACACAAGACTAACATTAGTTTGAGATATGTATTTCCAAAAGAAATGGAGAGAATTTTGTCTGCCAATGGTTTTGAAATTGTACATCGCTATAAGGATTGGAAACAAGCTCCGTTAACTAACGATAGTTATGAAATGATTTATGTTTGTAAAAAAACACGATAA
- a CDS encoding methyl-accepting chemotaxis protein — protein sequence MKSKSIKRRLLFFTLGLLLLSSVLNSVLGVWIVGKNSKEVLIEKANEQVYEVAKQVETILNSERDPIPSLQDFVELKAQQDNVTYAIIIDTNVKAVAHSDTNKLGKVYDDEYTIAGAKNGKKQFTRWYAEVQGIWTYDIMEPVYKDGELYGVIDIGVPESGIQSITNSVLGYQIITGIVSFLIIGALMWWIIGRIVAAIKSLESVIHQTASLDFTENSQLNKLLNHQDEIGLMAKGVSSMRSALKDVTVNIHKTSSELSESSEILIQIADDTVRTTDEISLAINEIAKATEEQAYDTEKSAEQLNQLSINIDRVIERTEQIASMTEDIDHLSNQGVETVNQLSIWSEKNRVSSQQVSNIVQEVDKTSSDISSIVNTITDIATQTNLLALNASIESARVGEAGKGFAVVANEIRKLSEQTSIATEDIKNKISAIQDISKSAVQEIGTSLSIVEQNAKATEDTSEIFNTIKAALDQTSKVAQNVKHLSHEMDERKEQIISAVQNISASAVETSAGTEQVSASANEQFKSIEIVSEKAKDLNAIADALRQDVEKFTI from the coding sequence ATGAAAAGCAAAAGTATTAAACGACGATTATTGTTTTTTACATTAGGTTTGCTGTTATTGTCATCGGTACTCAATTCCGTATTAGGTGTGTGGATTGTTGGAAAAAATAGTAAAGAAGTTTTGATTGAGAAAGCCAATGAACAGGTCTATGAAGTCGCAAAGCAAGTAGAAACTATATTAAATTCTGAGCGTGACCCCATCCCATCGTTACAGGATTTTGTGGAGTTAAAAGCACAACAAGATAATGTGACTTATGCTATTATCATTGATACAAATGTTAAAGCGGTAGCGCATAGTGATACAAATAAATTAGGTAAAGTATATGATGACGAATACACGATTGCTGGTGCTAAAAACGGGAAAAAACAATTTACAAGATGGTATGCTGAAGTTCAAGGTATATGGACATATGACATAATGGAACCTGTATATAAAGATGGTGAACTTTATGGAGTTATTGACATTGGGGTGCCTGAAAGCGGCATTCAATCAATTACAAACTCTGTACTAGGCTATCAGATTATTACGGGTATAGTAAGTTTTTTAATTATAGGAGCTTTAATGTGGTGGATTATTGGTCGTATTGTTGCTGCCATTAAGAGTCTTGAAAGCGTCATTCATCAAACCGCAAGCTTAGATTTTACAGAAAATTCACAATTAAACAAACTGTTAAATCATCAAGACGAGATTGGTCTCATGGCAAAAGGCGTCTCTAGCATGCGGTCGGCATTAAAGGATGTTACCGTCAACATACATAAAACCAGTTCCGAGTTATCAGAATCCTCAGAGATTCTAATACAAATAGCAGATGATACTGTACGAACAACCGATGAGATTAGCCTAGCCATAAACGAAATAGCAAAAGCTACAGAAGAACAAGCTTATGATACAGAAAAAAGTGCTGAACAATTAAATCAGCTTTCTATAAATATTGATCGTGTTATTGAACGCACAGAACAGATAGCTTCAATGACAGAGGATATTGATCATTTAAGTAATCAAGGTGTAGAAACCGTCAACCAACTCTCTATTTGGTCAGAGAAGAATCGCGTGTCTTCACAACAGGTAAGTAACATCGTTCAAGAAGTAGATAAGACTTCATCTGATATATCAAGTATTGTCAATACAATTACAGATATCGCAACTCAAACGAATTTATTGGCTCTAAATGCATCCATTGAGTCGGCTCGCGTAGGTGAAGCAGGAAAAGGGTTCGCAGTTGTTGCTAATGAAATTCGAAAATTATCAGAACAGACATCGATTGCCACTGAGGATATTAAGAACAAAATTTCCGCGATACAGGATATTTCTAAAAGTGCTGTGCAGGAAATTGGTACAAGTCTTAGCATTGTCGAACAAAATGCAAAAGCTACAGAGGATACTAGTGAGATCTTTAATACAATAAAGGCGGCTCTAGATCAAACGAGTAAAGTTGCACAAAACGTAAAACATTTATCTCATGAGATGGATGAACGAAAGGAGCAAATCATTAGTGCGGTACAAAACATATCTGCTTCTGCAGTAGAAACCTCTGCGGGAACAGAACAAGTTTCCGCTTCCGCAAATGAACAGTTTAAAAGCATCGAGATCGTTTCTGAAAAAGCTAAGGACCTAAATGCTATTGCTGATGCTTTAAGACAAGATGTGGAAAAATTCACTATTTAA
- a CDS encoding CPCC family cysteine-rich protein — translation MKYTCPCCGYRTLDGEPPGTYDICKICFWEDDGIQFDDPDCKGGANIPSLRQAQKNFIVFGACEERCIEFVRKPNEKDEKDPNWKRLL, via the coding sequence ATGAAATATACTTGTCCTTGTTGTGGATATAGAACATTAGACGGAGAACCCCCAGGAACTTACGATATATGTAAAATTTGTTTTTGGGAAGATGATGGAATTCAATTTGATGACCCTGATTGTAAAGGAGGAGCTAATATTCCATCCTTAAGACAAGCACAAAAAAATTTTATTGTATTTGGGGCTTGTGAAGAAAGGTGTATTGAGTTTGTAAGAAAACCTAATGAAAAAGACGAAAAAGACCCTAATTGGAAACGGTTATTATAG
- a CDS encoding DUF4177 domain-containing protein, with translation MYKYMYVEAKVAGLFTMDRHRELIDTYSKEGWRFVAAIPKSSGSYGQIKANDLVFEKYEEEQ, from the coding sequence ATGTATAAATATATGTATGTAGAAGCAAAGGTTGCTGGTTTATTTACAATGGATCGTCATAGGGAATTAATCGATACGTATAGTAAAGAAGGCTGGAGATTTGTTGCTGCTATTCCTAAAAGTAGTGGGTCATATGGTCAGATTAAAGCAAATGATTTGGTTTTTGAAAAATATGAAGAAGAACAATAG
- a CDS encoding DNA alkylation repair protein, with translation MNFEMVMQELEALGKERTKKIYMSNGAHEPLFGVATGAMKPIAKKIKINQPLAEELYATGNYDAMYFAGIIADPKAMTASDFDRWMDSAYFYMLSDYVVAVTLAEAEIAQEVADKWIASGEELRMSAGWSCYCWLLGNRSDVEFSESKIANMLEIVKNTIHDAPERTKSAMNNFLNTVGVSYLPLHDKAVETAKEVGPVELKKDNKKSSFLHAYEGIQKEVAKGRIGFKRKYVRC, from the coding sequence ATGAATTTTGAGATGGTGATGCAGGAGCTTGAAGCACTTGGCAAGGAACGAACTAAAAAAATATACATGTCTAATGGTGCGCATGAGCCGCTTTTTGGCGTGGCTACAGGTGCAATGAAGCCAATAGCCAAGAAAATAAAAATCAATCAACCTTTGGCTGAAGAGCTTTATGCCACAGGGAACTACGATGCCATGTACTTTGCAGGCATTATTGCCGATCCAAAAGCAATGACTGCGTCGGATTTTGATCGTTGGATGGATTCGGCATATTTTTATATGTTGTCTGATTACGTGGTAGCAGTAACATTAGCGGAAGCGGAAATTGCACAAGAAGTTGCTGATAAATGGATCGCAAGTGGTGAAGAGCTGAGAATGTCAGCGGGCTGGAGTTGCTACTGCTGGCTTTTAGGGAATCGCTCAGATGTTGAATTTTCCGAAAGTAAGATTGCCAATATGCTTGAAATTGTGAAAAATACGATTCACGATGCACCTGAACGAACGAAATCTGCTATGAATAATTTCCTAAATACGGTGGGCGTTTCATATTTACCGCTCCACGACAAGGCGGTCGAAACTGCAAAAGAAGTAGGTCCAGTAGAACTCAAAAAGGACAATAAAAAAAGTAGTTTCCTTCACGCTTATGAAGGGATTCAAAAAGAAGTAGCTAAAGGAAGAATTGGCTTCAAACGCAAATATGTAAGATGTTAA
- a CDS encoding HD domain-containing protein — protein MNDLIEKVRGIYEQFDASHDFQHIERVYHNALAILHTEPEADAEVVKMAVLLHDVSDKKYTDSKEQEEKFITDLPMSEAKKQHIRDCIAQVSFNGGNELEATSIEAKIVRDADRLDAIGAVGIARTFAYGGAKGRKLYDEAEEARTAMTEQEYRSKNTSSVTHFYEKLLSLRNLMTTDKGKQMAEERHQFMESFLQQLQNEIGR, from the coding sequence ATGAATGATTTAATAGAAAAGGTTCGTGGCATTTATGAGCAATTTGATGCGAGTCACGACTTTCAACATATTGAGCGCGTTTATCATAATGCGTTAGCGATTTTACATACTGAGCCTGAGGCAGACGCAGAGGTTGTAAAAATGGCGGTGCTTTTACATGATGTGAGCGATAAAAAATATACCGATAGTAAAGAGCAGGAAGAGAAATTCATAACTGACTTACCAATGAGCGAGGCGAAAAAGCAACATATTCGTGATTGCATCGCACAAGTATCGTTTAATGGTGGCAATGAGCTAGAGGCGACTTCGATTGAAGCGAAGATTGTACGTGATGCCGATCGTTTAGATGCGATTGGTGCGGTGGGGATTGCACGGACGTTTGCTTACGGTGGCGCGAAGGGACGTAAGCTGTATGATGAGGCAGAGGAAGCTCGCACGGCTATGACGGAGCAGGAGTATCGCAGTAAAAATACATCATCTGTGACACATTTTTACGAGAAGCTGTTATCGTTGAGGAATTTAATGACAACGGATAAAGGCAAGCAAATGGCTGAAGAACGCCATCAATTTATGGAAAGCTTTTTACAGCAATTACAAAATGAAATAGGAAGATAA
- a CDS encoding DUF817 domain-containing protein, which yields MKIMKDLFYFAYHQSLSCIFPVVIFITLALSKAINIPGLSRYDSILVICLIAQFLMYKFKFETKDEMKVILLFHIIGLVLEIYKVNFNSWAYPEEAMSKVFGVPLYSGFMYASVASYICQAWRRFNLKMYCWPRNDWTIPLGLMIYGNFFTHHFIYDFRWVLTSLLFIVFARTYVKFTVRKTTYKMPIILSFFLIGFFIWIAENIATFFGAWQYPNQAVSWNLVHFSKISSWFLLVVISIMVVAQLKQLYRNM from the coding sequence ATGAAAATAATGAAAGATTTATTTTATTTTGCCTACCATCAATCATTATCTTGTATTTTTCCTGTGGTAATTTTTATAACACTGGCGCTGTCAAAGGCTATTAATATACCTGGGTTATCACGTTACGACTCCATTCTAGTTATTTGTTTGATTGCTCAATTTTTAATGTATAAATTCAAATTTGAAACAAAAGATGAGATGAAGGTTATATTATTATTTCATATTATTGGACTAGTGTTAGAAATATATAAAGTTAATTTTAATTCATGGGCATATCCTGAAGAAGCAATGTCAAAAGTTTTTGGCGTGCCATTATATAGTGGCTTTATGTATGCAAGTGTTGCTAGTTATATTTGTCAAGCATGGCGTAGATTTAACTTAAAGATGTATTGTTGGCCAAGAAATGATTGGACCATTCCACTAGGGTTGATGATTTATGGGAATTTTTTTACTCATCATTTTATTTATGACTTTCGCTGGGTGTTAACTAGTTTACTTTTCATTGTTTTTGCGCGGACTTATGTGAAATTTACGGTGCGAAAAACGACATATAAGATGCCAATTATTCTCTCTTTTTTCTTGATTGGCTTTTTTATATGGATTGCCGAAAATATCGCAACATTCTTTGGCGCATGGCAGTATCCAAATCAAGCTGTTTCATGGAATCTTGTACATTTTAGTAAAATCAGTTCTTGGTTTTTGCTTGTAGTCATAAGCATCATGGTTGTTGCACAACTCAAACAATTATATCGCAACATGTAA
- a CDS encoding excalibur calcium-binding domain-containing protein, with protein sequence MVVTTNRSTYSINAKEFIPPKVNPILSVTEPVKETNTIRALPQPEPTPTKEYFKNCTELNKVYPNGVDSSHQAYDKKIARGWMGLRINNKMLRETYT encoded by the coding sequence TTGGTTGTAACTACAAATAGAAGCACTTATTCAATAAATGCAAAGGAATTTATTCCACCTAAAGTTAATCCTATTCTATCTGTTACTGAACCTGTAAAAGAAACTAATACGATCAGAGCCCTTCCCCAGCCAGAACCAACACCTACGAAAGAATATTTTAAAAATTGTACAGAATTAAATAAAGTTTATCCTAACGGTGTTGATTCATCACATCAAGCATACGACAAGAAAATAGCTCGTGGATGGATGGGCTTGAGGATAAACAATAAAATGTTAAGGGAGACTTACACATGA
- a CDS encoding excalibur calcium-binding domain-containing protein, producing the protein MKIKTLVIFMTLLLAFTFKFDVADANTFKEVKIINSSTKVYEKPDSNSKVLSTVEKGTFITLISENHNVSFSRITYLTSDDKIIDGYISGSALEDAQYTIKIASSKSGLVVKETPSLKGKSVATLQHKMVVKDFGSVRDGLSLVQYGNVIGYAATNFMSNSKPTTKYVVSSSLVVRNIASPSGVNVGELYKNEEVSVHSTIAGWSYVTTSSSEGYVVDSNLSSKNPNATTSSKPSSPSNTNTSNGSKSTYKNCTELRKDYPNGVDSSHPAYAKKHDRDGDGWACER; encoded by the coding sequence ATGAAAATTAAAACACTAGTAATATTTATGACATTATTGTTAGCATTTACATTCAAATTTGATGTAGCTGACGCAAATACTTTTAAAGAAGTAAAAATTATAAATTCTTCAACTAAGGTATATGAAAAACCAGATTCTAATTCCAAAGTGCTAAGTACTGTAGAGAAAGGCACTTTCATTACTTTAATTAGCGAGAATCATAACGTTTCATTTTCTCGTATAACATATCTAACTAGCGACGATAAAATCATAGATGGTTATATTAGTGGTTCTGCACTTGAAGATGCTCAATATACTATTAAAATAGCTAGCTCTAAAAGTGGTTTAGTTGTAAAAGAAACTCCTTCATTAAAAGGGAAGTCGGTTGCAACATTGCAACATAAGATGGTCGTAAAAGATTTTGGATCAGTTAGAGATGGATTATCATTGGTACAGTATGGAAATGTAATTGGGTATGCAGCTACTAACTTTATGAGTAATTCGAAACCAACAACTAAATACGTAGTATCGAGTAGCCTTGTTGTGAGAAATATTGCAAGTCCTTCTGGAGTTAATGTAGGAGAACTTTATAAAAACGAAGAAGTATCAGTTCACTCTACAATCGCTGGGTGGTCATACGTTACAACATCTTCTTCTGAAGGCTATGTTGTAGATTCAAATTTAAGTTCAAAAAATCCGAATGCGACAACAAGTAGTAAACCAAGTAGCCCCTCAAACACTAATACTTCAAATGGAAGTAAGTCAACATATAAAAATTGTACAGAACTTCGTAAGGATTATCCAAACGGAGTAGATTCTTCTCACCCAGCTTATGCTAAAAAACATGATCGTGATGGTGATGGCTGGGCATGTGAAAGATAA